From Planctomycetota bacterium, the proteins below share one genomic window:
- the lipA gene encoding lipoyl synthase, whose product MGLALQVLEQKRHKEATGGCFGGATLPVGDVRDGVGRSKPSWLKMKMPAGERFGKMRKLVQENNLHTVCSEAKCPNIGECWNAGTATLMILGDTCTRSCGFCHIKTGRPTWDDPDEPRRVGEAVATMSLGHVVITSVNRDELPDGGAGIWAETIRECRRQSPGTSVEVLIPDFEGNWDALQLVIDARPDILNHNMETVPSQYRWVRPQAKYHRSLKLLQICKDAGLVTKTGIMLGIGEEEHEIEPAMDDLLAVGCDILTLGQYLQPTPRHLPVDRWVTPEEFDRWKQIGEAKGFCHVESGPLVRSSYHAEKQVQTL is encoded by the coding sequence ATGGGCCTCGCACTGCAGGTACTCGAACAGAAGCGGCACAAGGAAGCGACGGGCGGTTGCTTTGGCGGGGCGACGTTGCCGGTCGGTGACGTGCGCGATGGCGTCGGGCGGTCCAAGCCGTCCTGGTTGAAGATGAAGATGCCGGCCGGGGAGCGGTTCGGGAAGATGCGCAAGCTCGTGCAGGAGAACAACCTGCACACCGTCTGCTCCGAGGCCAAATGCCCGAACATCGGCGAGTGCTGGAACGCGGGGACGGCGACGCTGATGATCCTCGGCGACACCTGCACGCGCAGTTGCGGGTTCTGCCACATCAAGACCGGCCGGCCGACGTGGGACGACCCCGACGAGCCGCGGCGTGTCGGCGAGGCGGTCGCGACGATGTCGCTGGGCCACGTCGTCATCACGAGCGTGAACCGCGACGAGCTGCCCGACGGCGGTGCGGGGATTTGGGCCGAGACGATCCGCGAGTGTCGCCGGCAGTCGCCGGGGACGAGCGTCGAGGTGCTCATCCCCGACTTCGAGGGCAACTGGGACGCGCTGCAGCTCGTGATCGACGCGCGGCCGGACATCCTCAACCACAACATGGAAACCGTTCCCAGCCAATACCGCTGGGTCCGCCCGCAGGCGAAGTACCACCGCAGCCTCAAGCTTCTGCAGATCTGCAAGGACGCCGGGCTCGTGACCAAGACCGGCATCATGCTCGGCATCGGCGAGGAGGAGCACGAGATCGAACCGGCCATGGACGACCTGCTCGCCGTCGGCTGCGACATCCTCACGCTCGGCCAGTACCTCCAACCAACGCCCCGCCACCTCCCGGTCGACCGCTGGGTCACGCCGGAGGAGTTCGACCGTTGGAAACAGATCGGCGAAGCCAAAGGCTTCTGCCACGTCGAGTCCGGCCCCCTTGTCCGCAGCAGCTACCACGCGGAGAAGCAAGTTCAGACCTTGTAG
- a CDS encoding MFS transporter encodes MNRTLLRQIAWVLYDAANSGFGLIVLGPVFVSAFTDAMLPQQPGWPQGEADRIARGLEAFGIMLPGSGVVALLAAIVAAIVVLCAPVLGALADARGWQRRLFVGFGVTGGLVGLCLALLGEQSWLAGAVIYVVGFVCFGLANQFYNAYLPQLAPPDKQGLLSGIGFAVGYIGGAGGMLLAVLYLPKPYSWAFGGVWWLVLATPAYLLMPSVPATRDCGKKSIIADGFGRVWETFHEVRKYRVLFVFLAAFLLYSNGTETIINLSPAFGSDVIGMSEGELVRMFLIVQLVAFLGALGAGFISDRVGNKPVIVTTLVVWCVGSSLMFFITTPMQFTAMACVIGVVLGGVQSSSRALMAQLAPEEIRNEAFGLYAIGSKAVSVFGPLLYVVLSAALGARFGVFAVLPFLLAGLLILLTVREPKSA; translated from the coding sequence GTGAACCGGACCCTGCTTCGACAAATCGCTTGGGTCCTTTACGACGCGGCGAACTCCGGGTTTGGGTTGATCGTGCTCGGACCGGTGTTCGTGTCGGCGTTTACGGATGCGATGTTGCCGCAGCAGCCGGGCTGGCCGCAGGGGGAGGCGGACCGGATCGCGCGGGGGCTGGAGGCGTTCGGAATCATGTTGCCCGGCAGCGGCGTGGTCGCGCTGTTGGCGGCGATCGTCGCGGCGATCGTCGTGCTGTGCGCGCCGGTGCTCGGGGCACTGGCCGACGCGCGGGGCTGGCAGCGTCGGCTGTTCGTCGGCTTCGGCGTCACGGGCGGATTGGTCGGTTTGTGCCTCGCGCTGCTCGGGGAGCAGAGTTGGCTGGCGGGCGCGGTGATCTACGTCGTGGGATTCGTGTGCTTCGGGCTGGCGAACCAGTTTTACAACGCGTATCTGCCGCAACTCGCGCCGCCGGACAAGCAGGGCCTGCTCAGCGGGATCGGCTTCGCCGTCGGCTACATCGGCGGGGCCGGCGGGATGCTGTTGGCCGTCCTGTACCTGCCCAAGCCGTACTCCTGGGCGTTCGGCGGGGTGTGGTGGCTGGTGCTCGCAACGCCGGCGTACCTGCTCATGCCCAGCGTCCCCGCCACGCGCGACTGCGGCAAGAAGTCGATCATCGCCGACGGGTTCGGACGCGTGTGGGAGACCTTCCACGAAGTCCGCAAGTACCGCGTGCTGTTCGTGTTCCTCGCGGCGTTCCTGCTCTACTCCAACGGCACCGAGACGATCATCAATCTCTCCCCCGCGTTCGGCTCCGACGTGATCGGCATGAGCGAGGGCGAGTTGGTGCGGATGTTTCTAATCGTGCAGTTGGTCGCGTTCCTCGGCGCGCTCGGGGCGGGGTTCATCTCCGACCGGGTCGGCAACAAGCCGGTGATCGTGACGACGCTGGTCGTGTGGTGCGTCGGGTCATCGTTGATGTTCTTCATCACGACGCCGATGCAGTTCACCGCGATGGCGTGCGTGATCGGCGTGGTGCTCGGCGGGGTGCAGTCGTCGAGCCGGGCGTTGATGGCTCAACTCGCGCCGGAAGAGATTCGCAACGAAGCGTTCGGACTGTACGCGATCGGTAGCAAGGCCGTGTCGGTGTTCGGGCCGTTGCTGTACGTCGTGCTGTCGGCGGCGCTGGGCGCGCGGTTCGGCGTGTTCGCGGTGCTGCCTTTCCTGCTCGCGGGATTGCTGATCCTGCTAACCGTGCGTGAGCCGAAGTCGGCATAG
- a CDS encoding flagellin: MTRINTNVSSLLAQRTLRNNQQDLNTSLTRLSTGLQINTGADDPAGLIASENLRAEKSGILQAIDNGERASNIIGTAEGGLSEVSTLLNELQALVSQSANPGGLSREEIDANQLQIDSILQTVNRLSSATSFQGQKLLDGTYDYTTSSADASAVVNVRVNAARIPDGGKNNVVVEVTNSATQGVLSNAFTSSALSNTAVIEVKGTEGVEQLAFGSGTALSAVVAAVNAVTVSTGVTASVGSVPNKIILRSEEYGGDEVVSAKTISGTFFDAQDQGTDAVVQVNGATATTDGLDVTFRNSNLDLEFRLTEDLNAGNNKTFAVTGGGATFALGSKVTETDKAAVGLQSVSSGSLGNDVDGFLSSLSSGGANQITSDNLVRAQRIIDESIKQVSQLRGRLGAFQRFTIGSTINSLGVAYENSSAAESAIRDTDFAEATAKLTRQQILSQSSTNVLAQANQTPQLALQLLGN; the protein is encoded by the coding sequence ATGACGCGGATCAACACCAACGTCTCGTCGCTGCTCGCCCAGCGCACTTTGCGGAACAACCAGCAGGACCTCAACACCTCCCTGACGCGCTTGAGCACGGGCCTGCAGATCAACACCGGCGCGGATGATCCGGCCGGGCTGATCGCGTCCGAAAACCTCCGTGCCGAGAAGTCCGGCATCTTGCAGGCCATCGACAACGGCGAACGTGCGTCCAACATCATCGGTACCGCCGAGGGCGGTCTCAGCGAAGTCTCGACGTTGCTCAACGAGCTCCAGGCGCTCGTGTCGCAATCGGCCAACCCCGGCGGCCTCTCCAGGGAAGAGATCGACGCGAACCAACTCCAAATCGACTCGATCCTCCAGACCGTCAACCGGCTCTCTAGTGCGACCAGCTTCCAGGGACAGAAGCTGCTCGACGGCACCTACGACTACACCACCTCGTCGGCCGACGCGTCGGCGGTGGTCAACGTCCGTGTCAATGCCGCCCGCATCCCCGACGGTGGTAAGAACAACGTCGTGGTCGAAGTGACCAACTCCGCCACGCAGGGTGTGCTCTCCAATGCGTTCACCTCCTCGGCCCTGTCCAACACCGCCGTCATCGAGGTCAAGGGCACCGAAGGCGTCGAGCAGTTGGCGTTCGGTTCGGGTACGGCGCTTTCCGCGGTCGTTGCCGCGGTCAACGCCGTCACCGTCTCCACCGGCGTCACCGCCTCGGTCGGCTCGGTTCCGAACAAGATCATCCTCCGTTCCGAGGAGTACGGCGGCGACGAAGTCGTCAGTGCCAAGACCATCAGCGGCACATTCTTCGACGCCCAGGATCAGGGCACCGACGCTGTCGTTCAGGTCAACGGTGCGACCGCCACGACCGACGGTCTCGACGTGACCTTCCGCAACAGCAACCTCGATCTGGAGTTCCGTCTCACCGAGGATCTCAACGCCGGCAACAACAAGACCTTCGCCGTCACCGGCGGTGGGGCGACGTTCGCGCTCGGCAGCAAGGTGACCGAGACCGACAAGGCGGCCGTCGGCTTGCAGTCGGTTTCGAGCGGCTCGCTCGGTAACGACGTCGACGGCTTCCTCTCGAGCCTCTCCTCCGGCGGTGCCAACCAGATCACGAGCGACAACCTCGTCCGTGCTCAACGCATCATCGACGAGTCCATCAAACAGGTCAGCCAGCTTCGCGGGCGACTCGGTGCGTTCCAGCGGTTCACGATCGGCAGCACGATCAACTCGCTGGGCGTTGCCTACGAGAACAGCAGCGCGGCCGAGTCGGCGATCCGCGACACGGACTTCGCCGAAGCCACGGCAAAGCTCACCCGTCAGCAGATCTTGAGCCAGTCGAGCACCAACGTGCTCGCCCAGGCCAACCAGACGCCACAGCTCGCGCTGCAGTTGCTGGGTAACTAA
- a CDS encoding PEP-CTERM sorting domain-containing protein, whose protein sequence is MKSILTVAVCSAFVTAAAHGQFMELTTNGGFETGDTSGWDEFPTAGSTFNITSDANSGSFAAELFNDTPASGAVVKQANLAEGSAAPGDVLDVSFALKGEGASGGVAIAEVIFEIAGGGASGNVILGGGPLTLDPLDYTEFSFPVTIPDGQDVSGGVTLQFVAATGGDAGSVSVLFIDDASVSVPEPASLGLLGIAGLGLVRRRRP, encoded by the coding sequence ATGAAGTCCATCCTTACCGTCGCTGTCTGCAGCGCGTTCGTCACCGCCGCCGCCCACGGCCAGTTCATGGAACTAACCACCAATGGCGGCTTCGAGACCGGTGACACCTCCGGTTGGGACGAGTTCCCGACCGCCGGGTCCACGTTCAACATCACGAGTGACGCGAACTCCGGCAGCTTTGCCGCCGAGTTGTTCAACGACACACCCGCCTCGGGCGCCGTCGTCAAACAGGCCAATCTGGCCGAAGGAAGCGCCGCTCCTGGCGATGTACTCGACGTCTCCTTCGCGCTCAAGGGCGAGGGAGCCTCGGGCGGTGTTGCCATCGCGGAAGTGATCTTCGAGATCGCTGGCGGGGGCGCTTCGGGTAATGTGATTCTCGGCGGTGGCCCGCTCACGCTCGACCCGCTCGACTACACCGAGTTCAGCTTCCCGGTGACGATTCCCGATGGCCAGGACGTCAGCGGCGGCGTGACGCTGCAGTTCGTGGCCGCGACGGGTGGCGATGCTGGCAGCGTGTCGGTGCTGTTCATCGATGATGCTTCGGTGTCCGTTCCTGAGCCGGCGAGCTTGGGCCTGCTCGGTATCGCGGGTCTGGGTCTGGTTCGCCGTCGTCGCCCCTGA
- the hrpB gene encoding ATP-dependent helicase HrpB: MPVTPPIQLPIDTHLPALAATVGASCVLVLAAEPGAGKTTRLPPALLDVTIGQVLCLQPRRVAARAAAQRVADENGWQLGREVGYHVRFDRVSSDQTRLLFLTEALLTRRLIADPLLDGVGCVILDEFHERSIHADLALAMLKEVRAARPDLAVVVMSATLDAGPVAEFIDAGAPVTVGGRVFPVDVVHRPPAALDLSPDGFADAVAHGWDAVPDDGDVLIFLPGAAEIDATLRRQHLPEWDKRPLHGSLPFDEQQAALRPSERRRVICATNIAETSLTVPGVRCVIDTGWARQARFDPQRGMDKLELARISHASATQRAGRAGRTEAGVCVRLWRQSENSARPKFDAPEVHRVDLADGLLAVHGWGTDGAGFGWFDRPKAEMLGHAEGLLELLGATRSGRLTDIGERLREIPVHPRLGRLLIEGGEDAVAVAALLSEKPIGRGMTLGARLRDLQQSRDPAAERVRRTMRQLHRFAGKSQTVPLATLALLAFPDRLCRMRDELRGVMPDGRGVKLAEPLAGAPEFLVALDVRHDTRSRAAEATVTLAEPVALDLLYETFGDRIRVSNAAVFDAERGKVIGVRRTTLGDLVLREDTGVTVDDTVVGEALFEALRPDAAGIVEREAGDLWQRVTAAAGALPEHDWPTLDAETVLRIACAGKRSVSALDVRGALTGMLEWPLPRVLEEAAPTHVEVPTGSRIKLDWSNDPPILAVRLQELFGLTKTPAVMNGRLPVLVHLLGPNYRPVQVTDDLASFWANTYPQVRKDLKARYPKHSWPEDPLTAVPMRGTKRQNARK, encoded by the coding sequence ATGCCGGTCACGCCCCCGATCCAACTGCCCATCGACACGCATTTACCGGCGTTGGCGGCCACTGTCGGGGCCTCGTGCGTGTTGGTGCTCGCCGCCGAGCCGGGGGCGGGTAAGACCACACGCTTACCGCCGGCGTTGCTGGATGTGACGATTGGACAGGTGCTGTGCCTTCAGCCGCGACGAGTCGCGGCACGGGCTGCGGCACAGCGGGTCGCCGATGAAAACGGTTGGCAACTCGGTCGCGAAGTCGGCTATCACGTCCGCTTCGATCGCGTCAGCTCCGACCAGACTCGGTTGCTGTTCCTGACCGAAGCCCTGCTCACGCGCCGGCTCATCGCCGACCCGCTGCTCGACGGCGTCGGCTGCGTGATCCTCGACGAGTTTCACGAACGCTCGATCCACGCGGACCTGGCTTTGGCGATGCTCAAGGAGGTGCGGGCGGCGCGGCCGGACCTGGCGGTGGTGGTGATGAGCGCGACGCTCGACGCGGGGCCGGTGGCCGAGTTCATCGACGCGGGCGCACCGGTGACGGTCGGCGGGCGGGTGTTTCCGGTTGACGTGGTGCATCGACCGCCGGCAGCGTTGGACCTTTCGCCCGACGGGTTTGCCGATGCCGTCGCGCATGGTTGGGACGCCGTGCCCGACGACGGCGATGTGTTGATTTTTCTCCCCGGTGCGGCGGAGATCGACGCGACGTTGCGGCGGCAGCACTTGCCGGAATGGGACAAACGCCCGCTGCACGGATCGCTGCCGTTTGACGAGCAGCAGGCCGCGCTGCGGCCGAGCGAACGGCGGCGGGTGATCTGCGCGACGAACATCGCCGAGACGTCGCTGACCGTGCCGGGGGTGCGGTGCGTGATCGACACCGGCTGGGCCCGCCAAGCCCGCTTCGACCCGCAGCGCGGCATGGACAAGCTCGAACTCGCCCGCATCAGCCACGCCTCGGCGACCCAACGCGCCGGCCGTGCCGGTCGCACCGAGGCCGGCGTTTGCGTTCGGCTCTGGCGGCAGTCGGAAAACAGCGCCCGGCCCAAGTTCGACGCGCCCGAGGTCCACCGCGTCGACCTCGCCGATGGCCTGCTCGCGGTACACGGGTGGGGGACCGACGGGGCTGGGTTTGGGTGGTTCGATCGGCCGAAAGCGGAGATGCTCGGACATGCCGAGGGGTTGCTCGAACTGCTGGGCGCGACCCGAAGCGGTCGGCTCACCGACATCGGCGAGCGGCTTCGGGAGATACCCGTCCATCCGCGCTTGGGTCGGCTCCTGATCGAAGGCGGCGAAGACGCGGTGGCGGTGGCCGCGTTGCTCAGTGAGAAGCCGATCGGCCGCGGCATGACGCTCGGCGCCCGGCTTCGAGACTTGCAGCAATCACGCGATCCCGCCGCCGAACGTGTGCGGCGAACGATGCGGCAACTACACCGTTTTGCCGGCAAGTCGCAGACCGTGCCGCTGGCAACGCTGGCCCTGCTCGCGTTCCCCGATCGGCTTTGCCGGATGCGGGACGAGCTGCGTGGCGTGATGCCGGACGGGCGCGGCGTGAAGCTCGCCGAGCCGCTTGCGGGCGCGCCGGAGTTTCTTGTGGCCTTGGACGTGCGGCACGACACACGCAGCCGCGCTGCCGAGGCGACGGTGACACTGGCCGAGCCGGTGGCGCTGGACCTGTTGTACGAGACGTTCGGTGACCGCATCCGCGTGAGTAATGCCGCGGTGTTCGACGCTGAGCGCGGCAAGGTCATCGGCGTCCGGCGGACGACGCTCGGTGACCTCGTGCTCCGCGAGGACACCGGCGTGACCGTCGATGACACGGTCGTGGGGGAGGCGTTGTTCGAGGCGTTGCGGCCCGACGCTGCCGGCATCGTTGAGCGCGAGGCCGGCGATTTGTGGCAACGCGTGACCGCCGCTGCCGGCGCGCTGCCGGAACACGACTGGCCGACGCTCGACGCGGAAACGGTGCTGCGGATCGCGTGTGCCGGCAAGCGTTCGGTCTCGGCGTTGGACGTGCGCGGCGCGTTGACGGGGATGCTGGAGTGGCCGTTGCCGCGCGTGCTGGAAGAGGCGGCCCCGACGCATGTGGAGGTGCCGACCGGCAGCCGGATCAAGCTCGACTGGTCCAACGATCCGCCGATCCTCGCGGTGCGGCTGCAGGAGTTGTTCGGGCTTACAAAAACGCCGGCGGTGATGAACGGCCGTTTGCCGGTGCTCGTGCATTTGCTGGGTCCCAACTACCGCCCGGTGCAGGTGACCGACGATCTCGCGAGCTTCTGGGCCAACACCTACCCGCAGGTCCGCAAGGATCTCAAGGCCCGCTACCCCAAGCATAGCTGGCCCGAGGACCCGCTAACAGCCGTGCCGATGCGCGGGACGAAGCGGCAAAATGCCCGTAAATAA
- a CDS encoding PEP-CTERM sorting domain-containing protein — MRKCIFSAAAAAVFGISTVASAAIVYDEAVDGDFSNDAGAPTPVVLVDGLSTISGTIGGAEGRDVFTFTIGAGESVDSIILAEYSQDNTTSMDVDLDGSDLGLVTLRDEFVTGELLGTQVLGTDVALPSSLGPGTYVFNLAEFGAALDYQLDITFVGAAIPEPASLGLLSAAGLGLIRRRK; from the coding sequence ATGCGTAAGTGTATTTTCAGCGCGGCTGCAGCTGCGGTTTTTGGCATTTCCACCGTCGCGTCCGCCGCCATCGTTTATGACGAAGCGGTCGATGGTGATTTCTCCAACGACGCCGGCGCGCCAACCCCGGTCGTGCTGGTTGACGGCTTGAGCACGATCAGCGGCACCATCGGCGGAGCCGAGGGACGCGACGTGTTCACGTTCACCATCGGTGCCGGCGAGTCGGTCGATTCGATCATCCTCGCCGAGTACTCACAGGACAATACCACGAGCATGGACGTCGACCTCGACGGCAGTGACCTCGGTCTTGTCACTCTGCGAGACGAGTTTGTGACCGGCGAACTGCTCGGTACCCAGGTTTTGGGAACCGACGTTGCCCTGCCGTCGTCGCTCGGCCCCGGCACGTACGTCTTCAACCTCGCCGAGTTCGGCGCGGCCCTGGACTACCAGTTGGACATCACCTTCGTCGGTGCTGCCATTCCCGAGCCGGCCAGCCTCGGCCTGCTCAGCGCGGCGGGCCTCGGCCTGATCCGCCGTCGGAAGTAA